The Salegentibacter sp. Hel_I_6 region GTTTTGTTTTTGTACTTTCTGTTACTAAACCATAAAGTTGAATACCTTCATTCTCTTTCTTATAAGATAAGTTTTCCTTCTGGGTTGATTGAATTTGTGAAGAGGCTTTATATACCTTCCTCGCCGTACCAAGCAACTTATCGTCTTCATTATAGATAAGCAGTAAAATTATAGTTTGCATACGTGGATCTACCGAGACCGAAATAGAAGATAACTTATTAGTCTGGTAAGGATCTAGAGTGAAAAATCCCGATTGGGAATTTTTGGAAGAGTTATTGGTAAGTTGAGGATTAGAAGTTATTACAGATAATTCATAACGCAATCCATAACTAACATTGGTTTTATTTTGTGCAATACCTGTAACCTCAAGAATATCGTTTTTATTATCGTTAGTGTTTATAATTGCTTCTACCTCTGAATTGAAATTCTGGCTATAAAAAACAGCAGGCATATACAAGCATATTATGCAAACAAAAACTTTCATAAAAACGAAGCTTAATTAAAATTTCTTACAATAATACTTCGAGAGTCCCCAGTCATGTTAAACTGAAGGTTATCGCCTATACTATTGGATCCAAATCTTTCAAAATGCAGGTTGTCCCCGGTTTGGTTCAGTTCCATTGAAGCACCGGTATTGGAATTGTACATTTGATCAAAAAAGTTATTATTATTACCGTTTTGGTTTATAGTGCTCTGATAATCGGCTACAAAAACATCCACACCTATATGATTAAAATTACCTTCCTGAGTATAGGAAACATTACTATTTTCAGATCTAATGTTAGCGGTAACATTGTTCCCCTCACCAACTTGTTGAATAAAAACTTTGTTTTCATTTAGTGAAGCAGCCCTACTATTACTTTCACGCTTCATATTTTCTGAAAACATTTCCATCTCCCACAAAGAAGAAGTAGGGATATTTTCAATTTGCGAAAAAGCACAGATTGAAAAAAATAAAAATAAAATATTTAATATAATTGTTTTCATTTTCTTTATAAAAATATTAAAAAAAAGCGGCATGTGTTCACATACCGCCTTTTTTATTTAAAAATTTAATTTGCAATCATTCCACTACCATTTGTCTGAAATACTGTAGAAGTATTTTGACCTCCGGTTTGGAATACATCGCTATCGTGGCTGTTCCCAATTTGAGTAACCACTGAATCATGACCCCAACCGTTTTGCTCTACCATACTTAAATGATCCATACCTGATTGCATAACTAAGGAATTTTGACCTGCTCCTTTCTGAAGATCGTGAGCTTCGTTTCCAATTCCATATTGCATCTGCACAGAAATATGATTGTTACCTTGTTGTTCTATTTTAGCATAGTTATCTTCACCCATTTGTACCTGTGCAGCTGTAGAGTTATTGGTGCCATTTCCAAACTGAGAAGCCTGATAAATAAAAGCTCCGTTATTATCTCCAACCTGAACCTGGTAACCTTCATTAGAACCTCCGGCTCCAAAATGGTTTTGGTTTAATTGCCCAAAGTTACCAGAACCTGACTGAATTTGTACTGCAAGGTTATCTCCCTGGTTTTGTACTATAACTCCCTGGTTACCATCTCCCATTTGCATTTGGGATGATGTATTTTCCCAACCTCTCTGGAAAGTATTGGCACGGTTATTATCCCCGGTTTGTTCCTGGTAAGCATCATGATCTTCACCAGCCTGGTCGATACGCGCATCATTCATTGCTCCATCTTGAGTTGCAATAGCAGCATTTGATGTTCCAGCCTGAAGGATCACCGCTATATTAGCATCACCTTCCTGATCTATATCTGATGAATTACTTGTACCATCTTGATCTATAGTAGCATCGTTATTCATTCCTACCTGGTTAACAACAGCGGAGTTTAAATCTCCATTCTGATCAACGTCACTTTCATTTGATTGAGCGAACATCGCTGCACTAAAGGTTAGTGCACCTAAACATAATATTACTTTCTTCATAATTTTTATTTAAATTTTATAGTTAATTGCTTTAATTATTATAGTCCTCCTGGAACATCTACAGCTCCGGCATTGCTTTGAAGAACAGATGCACTATTATTGCTACCTAACTGATTTACATTACTATTGTGCATTTCTCCAACCTGAGTGGTACTTGCACTATTAGCGAAACCATTTTGTCTGTGCATTGCCCAGTTATTATCACCAAATTGAGTTAGGATAGAAAAATTAGATCCGGCTCCAGGTCCAGTTTGAACGGTATTAGCATAGTTGTCGTCTCCAACTTGTTCCTGAAAAGAAGTATTACCGCTAAAATATTGCTGGGTATTGGCATCGTTACCATTACCTTCCTGGTATTGTCTGGAAAAGTTGTTATCATTACCCTGGTAAGCAGTCACTTCGTTGTCGTCTCCAAGCTGCGCCTGAATAGCTGTTTGAGTATTTCCTCTTTGAGTAATTTCAGCATAGTTAGACTCCCCATACTGCTCTTGTTGAGCAAAACTATTTTGTGCACTTTGCCACCCAGTTAATGCTTCTCCCTGTCTAATGATAGCAGTATTATCCGTGCCTAAAGCTAAAGATGGGTTTCCCTGAAATTGAAAAGAAGAATTACCATCACCCCACTGGCGAATATCTCCTGAATTTCCAGATCCTATTTGTTGAACTTGAGCTCCATTTGAATTGCCTTCCTGAAGTACCACGGAAGAATTTAACTCCCCATCCTGAAATACACTAGCACTGTTAAGAATTCCAATTTGATCTATATCCACAACATTATTTGGTTCAGTTGAACCCGCATCTCCCAATTGAGTAACAAGTGCTGTATTGAGGATACCATCCTGATCTACATTAGCAAGATGAGAAGAACCTTCCTGGTACACGTCAGAACCATTCAGATCACCGGCTTGATTTATATATGCAATGTTGTCATCATCAATCTGAACAAGCAAAGACTCATTCCCCGTCCCGGACTGGTTTACCGTAGCTTCGTGATTAGCATTTTCATCACTGTCACCACCTTCCTGGGTGATCTCTGAAAGGTTTGCTGCTCCAACTTGAGTAACAGCGGCCGAGTTGGCATTTCCGTTTTGATTTACATCGCTATCATTGTTTTGAGCGAATGTAACGGCGCCACATAAGATAGCTGCCGTTCCTAAAATTACTTTTTTCATGTTGTAAAAGATATTAATTGATTAATTAAACGTTTTAACACATTTGTTGAAATGTGCTTGGTAATCCTTGTAAGTAATTGTTGGGGCAGCGCTTGGGAAGAAGTAGGGTTTTCCCTTAACGCGTAGCTAAGCTAGATAATTTTAAAAGAGCTTTAGAAAGTTTTCGACGGAACGCCTGAAAAATCGTTATTATGGTATTTTTAACAGAATATAACCACACTAATTAAAATTTAAGAATGAAAGAAGCTAATAATTGTAGGAAAAAACTTATAACCCAATCCAATTTAAATTTAAAAATTCCCATCCATAAGGATCACTAATTAGCAAATAAGCATATCCTGAGGATATTTTATAAGAATTTCGCTTCCCTTGTTAGTTATTTTCGCGAGTATTTAAATCTTACACTAAAAAAAGCAGGCACCGATGTGATCAATGCCTGCTTTTTCTAAAATAAAACCGCTCTAAACTAATTACAGGCCGGAACCAGATTGGGTTACAGTTGCTGTATTATAAGCTCCAGTTTGATTTATGGCAGAAGAATGAAAAGCTCCAGATTGGGTAGTTGTAGCTTCATTTATTAATCCATTTTGCATATGGGTCACAGTATTCATGTCTCCCATTTGCAAAGTTATAGATGTATTTCTACCTCTATCTCCATTTATAGGCATCAGGGAATGTTTCTGCTCTACAGAAGCATAATTACCATTACCTTGTTGTGTTTGCCAAGAATCGTTATGCTGTTCTGTTTGAGTTACATAAGCGTTATTATCATCTCCTACTTGAGACTGCCAGGCTTCCTGATTATTCTTACTTTGATCGGATACTGCCAAATTACGATCTCCTACCTGATACTGATTTACCGCATGAAAACCTCTGCCGCTTTCCCCTGTAATACCTCCAGTTTGAGATGCGTGTGCTGTATTGCTATTACCCAATTGGTATTGAATCACTTCACTTCCTTTTGCTCTCTGCATAGATGTTGCCAGGTTTAATGTTCCATCCTGAGCTTGAGCAGCATAATTATTCACCCCAAATTGTGTGATAAAAGCGCTATTATTAGGCTCTATTTCAGCTGCATCTCCAGTTTGTAAAACTGAGGCAGTATTTCTATTTCCTTCTTGCCAAACTTCAGTAAGGTTAGAGGAGCCATACTGATAAGTATCAGATTCATTATTATTTCCAATTTGATCGATACGAGCGATTTGATCATCACCAGATTGAAGAACATAGGAGTCATTACCTATTCCATATTGATCTACATAAGCCTCGTGATTAACATTTTCGTCTGAATCACCTTGTGTTTGAATTACTAATGATAAATTCGACATCCCTTCCTGGGCTACTTCTGCTTTATTAGCATGCCCATCCTGATCTACATCACTCCCATTAGAGGTTCCTGTTTGATTAATAATTGCCCCGTGATTAGTTCCGTTTTGATTAACATCGCTGTCGTTGTTTTGAGCAAATGTCACAGCACCACATAATAAAGCTGCTGTTCCTAAGATTACTTTTTTCATTTTAAAAAATTAAAAATTAATAAATAAAGATTTTCCACAAATTGTTGAAATTTACTGGTACTAACTGTAAAAAATTTGGGGCTGTGATTGGGAAGAAGTAGGGTTTTCCCTTACACGCGGCTAAACTATATCAATTTTGAGTAGCTTTTAAAAGTTTTCGACAGAACTCATAAAAAATCGTTCTGATTATATTTTTTAGCGTAAAAACCTTATAAAACACATAATCAGGTATGGTGCCTGAACTTTTGTAGGAAAAAACTTATTATTTTTGAGTTAGAATTGAAAATTCAATGAATTACGGGTTATTACTTTATTATCATAAAAAAAAATGAAGTATGATTATTGTACTATTTCCGGGAATACATGAAATAGAAGTTTTAGATAATGTTTTGGTACCAAAACTGGGAAGTGTAAGACTACCCGATTGTTTATTTTGTGAAAAATTATTGCGTTGTCATTTCCAGTAATGACCGAAAGCTCATAATGCAATTGATATACTTGGGAAGTATTATTTATTGCCTGGCCAGATATACTTAGTAAGCTATCTTTGAGTTCTAGGTTTATTTTTGCTTTAATATCATTCTTCTTTTCATCCTAACAAAATGCAGTACTCCCACATAATAGAAATAAAAATAGGATAGGGATTCTTTCAAAATTTTTCATTGAAAATCTCTATCAATTATGGATTTAGTGTCCCCGGTTTGGATAAGTTTCAAACTATTACTAATAGAGTTTACGCAATATCTTTCAAAATGGAGATTATAACCCTGTTGTATAAATTACCAGTGAAATCATGGTTGGGGTTTACCACAAAATCAAAAGAATTATTCTTATATCCTTTCTGGATAATTGACCCTTCCAGGTTTCTGCCATCGACCCTAAATGAAAAATAGTTTTCATTACCAAATTGTAATAATTTCAGTTCACTAATTTGTTCTATAAAAATTTGATTAGCCCCCTGCCATTTTTTTTATTTTCTGGGGACTTAAAAACTGAAAATAGAGTCTGAACCTCCTTAAAATTCCCGAATTCCCTGTTTTCAATAATTTTACGTTCTTCTACCGGGCTTACCAATTTTTGAGGAAGTAAATTAAAACTAAGGTTTAAGAAAAAAATATCAATATTGCTGAAGTTTTCATTGGCCAGTTTAAGTAGTTAAAGGCATTGAAACAAACCAATGCCTTAATTTTTGATTTTTAAGGGATACCAATAACTACTGAGTTACGGTCGAAGAGTTCCCATTTCCTATTTGGCCAACCGTATTTACATTGCTATTTCCCATTTGACTAACTATACTCAGGTTGCTCATACCGTCCTGTAGCACTGTGGAAAGATTTTCGCCACCGCTTTGATAAACATCGCTATCATTCCAGGAACCAAACTGTTCTAGGCCTGAGTAGTGTCCCCATCCATTTTGGAGCGTCGCACTTAAATTATAATCTCCATCCTGCAGCACTTGAGATTCCTGGCTGGCACCTTTTTGAAAATCATCTCCCCAGTTCCCGTTACCCAATTGCTCTTGTACAACTAAATGGCCACTTCCTTCCTGTCTTACAAAAGCTTCATTATAATCCCCAATTTGCGTCTGGAAAGATTCATTATAGTAACTACCTAAACCGAGATTGCCTTGAGGATATTGTCCCGCCTGAATTGTACTGGCAGTATTGAAATCACCCCATTGGTAAATTTCAGCATGGTTTTCAGTACCTCCGGCTGGATTAATGGTGGCTTGTTGGACTGCCGATTCATTATCTACACCGCGTTGATAAACGTCTGTAAAATTTAAGGTATTATCTTGATAAACTACTGAATTGTTAGCCTTTCCACTCTGGTATACATAAGTCTCATTATTAGGTTCAATCTCCCCTGCGTCACCAGATTGATTTATTACAGACGTATGAAGGCTACCTACCTGATCTATATAGGAAAAATTGGAAGATCCTATTTGGTAAATATCACTATTACTTCTTCTCCCCCTTTGAGAGACCTCTGCAATATTATCGTCATCTAATTGCTCCACCAAGGAAACGTGATCATAACCTGTTTGTGTCACAGTTGCCCTATTATTTTCATTCTCCCCATCTCTACCGTCAAACTGCTTCACAGTAGACTCATTTCTATGACTGGATTGGGTAATTATCGCTTTGTTCGAATAGGCTTCATCCCCATCTGTACCCTGAATAACCGTTGATACATTCTGGATACCAGATTGTACAACGGAAGCATCGTTGTCATTACCAACCTGACTTACTAAACTGGTGTTTTGAGCAAATCCAATGGACCCCATTAATAATGCTCCCAAACAGAAAACTACTATTTTCATAATTGAAATATTTATTGTTAAATACAGCTATTAAATTCCCAGAAAATTGAGATAGGAGTAAGTCCTAAGGTATATTTGAGGATAGTAATCAGAGATCTTATCGTCTAATTCTTGTATGAATTTAAGCTATTAATGCGATCGAGTATATTATTTTCGACAGGAAACCGAAAAAATCGTTATGCTGATATTTTTTCTTAATACCTCTAAGAAAGTCCAGAGGGAGATCCGTAAGCGCTTTGAAGTTTAGTAGGAAAAATCTTAAAAAAATCTACTGACTAAAAAAAATCGATAGTTCATTGTTGACTTATAAGGAATGGAAAAGCAGGTATTGATTTACTAATACCTGCTTTTTTAATAAACCTTAAAGATCAACTAGTTTTGAATAACGTTTGCAGTGTTTCCGTTTCCAATTTGATTAGCTGTGCTTACATTACCATTACCAGATTGATGAACACTGTGAATGTTGTAATCACCATTTTGTAAAAGTGCTGAGGAATGCTGCCCGCCGGTTTGATAAACATCGCTTTCATTCCAGGATCCTGATTGTTCTACACTTGAATAGTGTGCCCATCCATTTTGTAGTGTTGAACTGTAGTTATAATCTCCGTATTGAACTACTTCTGATTCCTGACCTGCACCTTTTTGGAAATCATCTGCCCAGTTACCATCACCAGTTTGTGTTTGATTTACCAGGTGACCACTACCCTCCTGTCTAACAGAGGCTTCGTTATAATCCCCAGTTTGTGTCTGGAAAGATTCGTTATAATAACTACCAAGCCCAAGGCTACCTTGCGCATATTGTCCAGCTTGTATCACACTGGCCTCATTATAATCACCTACCTGATCAATTTCAGCGTGATTTTCTGTACCGCCGGCTGGATTAATATTAGCCTGTTCTACATTCGCCTGATTCATATTACCATTTTGGTGTACATCTGCAAAGTTCAAGGTATTATCCTGAATAACTATTGAATTATTCCAGTTACCTTGCTGAAGAACGTAAGCTTCATTATTGGGCTCTATTTCACCGGCGTCACCAGATTGATCTACATCCGAAGTATTATAGTTACCCTGCTGATCTACATCTGCTAAATTTGAAGAACCAATTTGGTAGACATCACTATCATTACCATCCCCACTATTTTGATCTACTGTAGCGATGTTATCATCGTCCAATTGTCTTACTAGTGAATAATGGTCATTACCGTCCTGGTTTACGGTAGCCCTATTATTTTCGTTTTCCCCATCTCTGCCATCATACTGTTCAACATCAGATGTACTAGATCCTAACTGGTTAATTATGGCTCTGTTAGAATACCCCTCATTTCCGGCTACTCCTTGAATGACTGAAGAAGTGTTAGAACCCGTTTGAGTCACCGCCGCATCATTGTCATTTCCCACCTGATCTACATCACTAGAATTTTGAGCAAATGCAACTGCCCCAAACATTAGCGCTGACGCGCAAAAAATCGCTTTTTTCATAATAATAAATAATTAAAGGTTATAAAATTGATTAAATAAAATTCTTTCTAATTCAATTTTGGGGCAGGGCTATTTGACTCTCGCAATATTTTAAAAAACGAACTAAAAGGCTTAGTATTTGTTTTCAGTGGGGTATCAAACGTTTTAAAATTAACGTCAGTTTTGAATTGTATGGGGCAGTTGGTTGACAATTCTGGTGCTAATTTATAATGATTTCCCCTTCTCTATATTTCTTTTCGATGAAATACTATATTTTTTGATAAAATGGGAATCTTCGATTTATCAAAAATTTAATAACGAACAAAAACCATTTTTTTTTAACACGTAGGTATTTTCTTAAAATCATTCAATGAAAATTTCACAGAAAGAATTTTAATTTTAACCAAAAAAAAGTACAAAACATTGATTATCAATAAAGTAAAAAACTACGTAATTTTGAATTTAAAAAAAATAAAAAATTTAGAGCTGAATAAATAAATGAGCTGTAATTATAAAAAAGTTTAAATCACCGATGAAACCCACAAAGCAAAGTTTTTATACTGAAAATATTAAAACCGTTACTTAATGACTTAATTCACTAAATATCAGCGTCATTACCAATCGATTTTAGATTTAAGAAAGAAAATCTGCTAATGTTCCCGAATTAAACTTATTGAATAACGATAGTAGGAAATCACTTATATAAAAATGAAGGTTTTGCGAGAATTTCTTCGTTTTTCAGATCATTTTTTTTGAACTTAAAATTAAAAACGAGATAAAATAGGAATTTCATAATTTTCCAATTCCTTATTAGCTTTGATTGTATTAAGTAAAGAGGCATAACAACTCTTTAAGCATAAGCTGAAATTAAACAGCTAAGTAATCTTATAGCTCTTAAAACAAAAAAACCACGTGCATTACACACGTGGTTTTGACTCTTTAAATAATTAAAAATTATCTGGTAAAAAGTAATTCTCTGTATTTAGTTAATGGCCAAAGCTCATCATCTACAAGAAGTTCCAGTTTATCACAGTGATATCTTATATCATCAAAATAAGGTTTCACATCGTCACAATAAGCGAAGGCTCGTTTTTCGGCATCTTCTATCTTATTAGCAACTTTTCTAGCTTCAATCATAGCTTTAACACCGCTATTGATTTTAGCAATATGTGCTGAAATTTCTTCAATAATCTCTAATTGCTCTGCAGAATGCTTTTTGAAGTCTTCATTATAAATATGCTTCAGACCTTCTACGTTCTCAATAAGGATGTTCTGGTAACGAACCGCGGTTGGGATTACATGATTTCTGGCAATATCTCCAAGAATTCTTCCTTCAATCTGGATACGCATCGCATAGTCTTCAAGCTCAATTTCGTGACGAGCTTCAAGTTCAACTTTATTCATCACTTTCATTTCTTCAAAAAGTGCGATTGTTTTTTCTGAAACCTGTGCTTTAAGTGCTTGCGGAGTAGTTCTATTATTACTTAACCCACGTTTTTTAGCTTCTTTTTCCCAGGCCTCACCATAACCATCACCTTCAAAACGAATGTTTTTAGATTGTTTGATGTATTCTCTAAGTACATTAAAGATAGCATCATCTTTTTTCATCTTTTTACCCTTAATCAACTCATCAACCTCAGCCTTAAAGTCATTTAATTGCTTAGCCATTATGGTATTTATAACCGTCATAGGATTAGCACAGTTCGCGGTAGAACCAACTGCTCTAAACTCAAATTTATTCCCGGTAAAAGCAAATGATGAAGTACGGTTACGGTCGGTATTATCAAGTAAAATTTCAGGAATTTTACCAACTACGTTAAGTTTTAATTCGGTTTTTTCCTGCGGAGACAGTTTCCCATCAGTTACTTTTTCAAGCTCATCCAGAACATTGGTTAGCTGAGAACCAATAAAGGCAGAAATAA contains the following coding sequences:
- a CDS encoding CsgE family curli-type amyloid fiber assembly protein; this translates as MPAVFYSQNFNSEVEAIINTNDNKNDILEVTGIAQNKTNVSYGLRYELSVITSNPQLTNNSSKNSQSGFFTLDPYQTNKLSSISVSVDPRMQTIILLLIYNEDDKLLGTARKVYKASSQIQSTQKENLSYKKENEGIQLYGLVTESTKTKPGKDFYDFFYQKYQLSQNPENKIIEIDEMISFGRTTRIMVKIENQIIFQFFSRPKLDYLEEMAGIALQRVNRYFQELRKQKQQITQY